One genomic window of Glycine soja cultivar W05 chromosome 9, ASM419377v2, whole genome shotgun sequence includes the following:
- the LOC114367090 gene encoding probable phosphopantothenoylcysteine decarboxylase, with protein sequence MDCSEAGCAIPTKPRILLAACGTYDACKFKVVHWKFAEWAAEIKVVITKSALRYHGTPRNELASVDENDWLTYRRPGVAMLHVELRNWADIMVIAPLSTNTLGKIALGLCDNLLTSIVRAWDYRKPLFVAPSMSTCIWEDFFTERHLNAIDELGIILIRPVSITTASGEREHAMAEPSTICSDVKASYYKQMQKMMQKEASTTSTS encoded by the exons ATGGATTGCTCAGAGGCAGGGTGTGCTATTCCAACGAAGCCTCGGATTCTACTTGCTGCTTGTGGAACTTATGATGCTTGTAAATTTAAGGTTGTTCATTGGAAATTCGCCGAATGGGCAGCTGAAATAAAGGTGGTTATCACAAAATCAGCTTTGCGTTATCATGGAACTCCCAGGAATGAACTTGCATCTGTTGATGAGAATGATTGGCTTACTTACAGAAGGCCAGGTGTTGCTATGCTTCACGTTGAGCTTCGTAATTGGGCTGATATCATGGTCATCGCTCCATTGTCAACAAATACTCTTGGCAAG ATTGCTTTAGGGTTGTGTGATAATCTTCTGACAAGCATTGTGCGAGCATGGGACTACAGGAAGCCACTTTTTGTTGCACCATCCATGAGCACTTGTATATGGGAAGACTTTTTCACAGAACGACATTTAAATGCAATTGATGAGCTTGGCATCATTCTCATCCGACCTGTATCTATTACAACAGCTAGTGGGGAACGTGAGCATGCAATGGCTGAGCCTTCCACCATTTGCTCAGATGTGAAAGCCTCTTATTATAAGCAAATGCAAAAGATGATGCAGAAAGAGGCTAGTACTACTAGTACTAGCTAG
- the LOC114368561 gene encoding probable phosphopantothenoylcysteine decarboxylase, whose protein sequence is MDSSGPAREKGKAKAVARRTRARAKAKAKAKAKAKDNTKANTKAKAEANTEAKAKTNTEAKEKTNTEAKAECAPPPEKPRVLLACCGSICAAKFERVCRHFLEWAEVKVVLTRSALPYIGDQTFPDDLLACIDEHEWLTWKQIGDPVVHIELREWADIMVIAPLSLNTLGKIAGGLCDNLLTCIVRAWDYEKPFFVAPSMESSEWIDSLTEDHAMAIDELGIHLIPPVPQRASEYHAMAQPFTIYSSVRASYELKMKGKYGQV, encoded by the exons ATGGATTCGTCTGGTCCTGCAAGGGAAAAGGGCAAGGCAAAAGCTGTGGCAAGAAGAACTAGGGCAAGAGCTAAGGCTAAAGCTAAGGCTAAAGCTAAGGCAAAAGATAATACAAAAGCTAATACAAAAGCTAAGGCAGAAGCTAATACAGAAGCTAAGGCAAAAACTAATACAGAAGCTAAGGAAAAAACTAATACAGAAGCTAAGGCAGAGTGTGCTCCTCCTCCAGAGAAGCCTCGGGTTCTGCTTGCTTGTTGTGGAAGTATTTGTGCAGCAAAATTTGAGCGTGTTTGTAGACATTTTTTAGAATGGGCAGAAGTGAAGGTAGTTCTCACAAGATCAGCTTTGCCTTATATTGGAGATCAAACATTTCCCGATGATCTACTTGCATGTATTGATGAGCACGAGTGGCTTACTTGGAAACAGATAGGTGATCCTGTGGTCCACATTGAGCTTCGTGAATGGGCTGATATCATGGTCATTGCTCCATTGTCATTAAACACTCTTGGCAAG ATAGCGGGAGGGTTGTGTGACAATCTTCTGACATGCATTGTGAGAGCATGGGACTACGAGAAGCCATTTTTTGTTGCACCATCCATGGAGTCTTCTGAGTGGATAGACTCATTAACTGAAGATCATGCGATGGCCATTGATGAGCTTGGCATCCATCTCATCCCACCTGTTCCTCAGAGGGCATCTGAGTATCACGCAATGGCACAACCTTTCACCATTTACTCAAGTGTGAGAGCTTCTTATGAGTTAAAGATGAAAGGAAAGTATGGTCAGGTTTAG